cttcttttttttttgcagtaagGAGTCTGGCAAACATAGGAAATGATATCATTAGAGCGCTCTTTAATTGCTATCTCAGGTTTCTCTACACACATAGGGAtgtatgtgtgcttgtttgCATTATTCTGTGTGGTGAGTGCTTGTGCtctgcacacacaagcactgcTTGGCTGATTTTATTCGCATGCTTTCCAAACCTTATTCTGATATTTAAAGGTAGGTTATTTGACTGAACAATTCCGTTTAACCTCAAGTCTTTATGGTGCATTTCTCTGAGTACTGAGATCCATACAGCGTGCCTATTAATAGCACACTCATTTAGTCACCAAGCAATTCATATTTGGGCTTCCCTCAGCCACTTGCATTAAagcagatggagacagacacgCATTTGTCGTACTTCTCAAGTTCTGCAAATGCTGCTGTAAACATAATAGTTTTGCCTGTCAACCCTCCCATGCCCAAATATGTCACTATGCTGAAGGGTGTCAATTCAGTTTAGATATTTCcttgttctctttttctttgtggtctggtggcGTAAAGGGGACCATGGGAAGGTATGATTCAATTCCAGACATTAGCGAAGTGTCTGATAATGCAGACGGGCATTATCAGGTTAACATTTTTACAGCCTTGGAATCCCTACAATAGTCATGAGAGGACAGCAAAGCCAACATCACATTTGATCTTAATTTGAggattatgttttgtttgtgttcattgttaCAGGCTTTGTTCAAGTCGCCCTTTTGTGTGTTCAAAGTGTTGCTGACATTTAGGATATGCATTGAAACTAGGAATAAAAAATCTTATAAAGTCACATAAATCGCCTATATATGCACAAAGCAAAATTATTGTGCGGTGTTAACCATTTTCAGTTTATAACTACATTTAAAACTATAtgaaaaagaaattgaaaaagTTCTGGGAACATATTCCTAAATCTTGCGTTAAACTTGAATATATAACCATCCAAACATGGATATTAATGTTTAATACAAGTATCAAAGTACTATATGAGTATGATATGAACAAGAACGAGCTGCACTGCAATAAAGGCAAAAACATTTCTTGCCTGCGATGCAACGAAACATATTTTATACTCATTTGACTGGAGAAAGCTACACAATATTATTCCCCTACTGTGACTGAGCTTTCAGAAACAGACTGTTCACACTCTAGAAAGGTTACAATGAGTTAAAGTAAAACTAAACAAGCAAACTCGTCACAGATGGCAACACTGCACAAATataatttttcatttcattttaccATCTCAATTTGTGTAAAAGCAGGTTTATTCAGACACACGGTGCCTCTGCAGAGCCAACAGTCAGACACATCTATAGGTTAGTGGAGAGATGTGATGATCCAATATATGATCTCATCTCGCCAATATCCATCCTGGGTAAGTGGGTTAGTGCTTTTTCAGATGCCTGACGTCGTGTCTGCCTTCAACGCAGTCTTTCTATCGTCGATCGACCctgttctttccttttttcaaaTTTTATCGTGGGGATTTTGTAAATACTTTAAACATCAGATCAGCCAACAGCAGTAATAATCCCTCTCTTGTTAGAAACCTTTTTACATGATTGCTGGCAGGGATCCAAGCCTGCAACCAAATGTATAACGGAAGCAGAATAAACCGAATGAGCTACAAGAAAGACATCATCTGCTTCAATATGGACACATGGGTTTTCACCGAAACATTGTTATAGAAGGAAATGTGTAATTAGGTTGACAGAAAAACGAGACTCTACCaccttgtaaaaaaacaaaaaaggataaAACAATTTTTGATGCTTCCACTTAATTGCCAGTCGCTGCTGTGCATCATGTGACTGATCAATTAATCGAGGTAATAACGCAATAAGATAAGTTCATAAGCCATAGTAGACGGGCCAGAGTGAAATGACGAGAGACTTGTCAGGTTCTTAATGTGTCAATTTGAACAAATGCAAATGTAGTTCAGTGCTTGTACAAGGCAGCTATTCATTAGTCGAGCCTAAAAGACACATCCTGGTCTGATGAATGGAAATGGAATCTCATTAACCCGAGATTTTTTAtgtaatgaataaatgaaaacccACAGCATTAATTCTTCAGTGTTGTCAGAGCAATGAGACTGTGCCTTTTTATAATTTAATTCACGTGTTTTTGAGGAGATGACGCAGGGTATTATAACTGTTTTTGTGAGTAGGCAGGAAAATATTATGTATTTAAGCTGCTTTATAAACCACATATATTGTTTAACTCTCACTTTTAATGACTTCTAATCCAATAAGAGCCTGACCGTGTTTCTGCGatgagtttttttattatctgtaaAATGAGGATCTATTGGGGAAATGATTCACATATTccagaaagagaaaatgtgacTGACTGGGAGAGTGAGATtggaaggagagaagatgaCTGTTCAATTCACGTGAGCTGAGCACTTGACATTAACGCTCTTGTGACCTGATATTTAAAGGTGTCCCTCTGCAGGGGTCTCACAGACCGGCCTAACAATGAGCGGCCAGCCGAGTGTGACACACTCGCATTTCGAGGGACAGGTGGCAGGCCTGCTTTCTGTAATGGCAGCCCCAATTCAGCCCGGTCTgtgcctggctgctgtcttaccTAAGCTTAGCCTTCACGTTATAAGACCATGCCTGCTTAATTATTAAGAATAACCATTCGCTGTACAAAATATGGACGTAGTCTCCGTCACGTCAGTCATAGGTGTCTGAAGGGCCCGTTCTGAAGTTCAGAGTGGGGAGCTCCAGCCGTCACATGGCGCTGGGTAGCAGACCGCTAGCAACCTGTCACTCAAATCAGCCACACCCTCAATTATGCCAATTTAAGCCTTGATCAAATTCAAATGTTATATAAAAATTCAACCCCCAAACAGTTGTCATGAACGGGATAATTAGCTGGAGAGACCAAACGCGTTTTCTTTACCATGgccatgtttatttctgctgtaaagttgggcTTTTTAACAGGGCGACTTGTTTTGGAGCcggcctcaagtggccattcaAAGAACTGCAGTTGTTGGCACTTCCACGTTGGCTTTTAATGGAGGATAACCGGCCAGGTCTTTAAACAATAACAATTCAGCATTGGTTCAACtcaaatttgtttttatttttttattttacttggaATTATTACCACAACTATTTATTAACCTCACAAAGCTGTATTTTAACTACAGAAATGATTCTTCATTGTGAAAGAGATTTTTGGTTCCACTATATTTTCTATGTTTGTCTGTAATTCTTCTCCTTATCTACCACCATTATTTTCACATTAGTCATGATCAGTCCAATTATCATCAATTACCTACCAATAATAGTGTTTGTCCTAATTAGCTCGATGTCTTGACCTCCATTCAGGCATGTTTAATTCATTCGTAGTCACATGTGGGACAATTTGTTTGTCACTGTCGGGGTATGCTGAGATGAGGTGACATTTTGGGGTCATGTACCACAGTATGACCTCAAACATCAGCACGTTCTTCAGACAAACATGGTCTCCTACAGAGCTGGTCTGCATAGTTCTTTTATCCATCTGCAGCACTTTAAATGGTTATTTACAGCCAAATGGAAAGTCAAGTGCAgagttttacatattttatatgcATATTTCAGTGAACAGAGAACCACACTCACATTGAACTCACTTTTCGTTCCCTACTGTGCTTGAACTGACACTTTAATCTTATGATTATGATTCCAGTTTAAACACCACATGTTGTCTTCTTTCCATGCTCTCTTCTTGTGATTATTTATAACTGCCTCACAAAACTGAGAAATCAGGCCATCAATGAAGAAGCCTGCATAGAACAGACAACTAGTTGACGGTGAAGAACGGCATTGGGTCGACTCAGAGTGAGCTAGGAGTTagtttgtgcttgtgtgtatctGCCCATCTGCGTGAGACATCCCTGGGCACAGCAGACAAAGAGCTGTGTGGCAGTTTTGGAGGATGTGCAGCGCAGACCAGCCTTCAGAGAAGAAAGTCTTGGCTTTCCTTTCCAATGGGCTCTGTTATAATAGCATGCTGAATCAATTAAGGTACCAGTGTAGGTTATAATTAAGTTGGGAGTTTTCTCCCGGGCCAAGCCAGAGGCAGTCTTGTTGTATGAAGCGATGCAGTAAATTGAAGATGACTCCAGaaatatattcttttttgttgATGCTTTTTATACATGATCTGTTCTGTGCTCCCAGCGTTAAAAATAGTCTTCTCCCTCTGCTGATTCTGCGTCTGATTTcaagtgtgtgtggttctgcAGAGCCTctccagagagcagcagcattACCAGCAGCTGCTGAGTCACTATGAAGAGTGTTTCGGTGACTTGCTTCTGGCGATGGAAATAATGGCGCCATTAAAGTTTTGCTTTGTTCAAGACCTACTTTCAAGACATGTGGTCTACTTTGAGCTTTGCTTAAAAgaattgttgtgtgtttttgcattgaTGTGGTCTGTTTATGCTTGTAAACTTTCTATGGACAGGTTCTGGTtcattttgattttttaaaacccCAAGAACTATATGATACCATCCTTTAATGTGAGGTAAAGGGTTTTCTCATCAGATGCATAAAGAATTCAGTTTGGGCTTTGaatattaaacatgtttagGCATGTAAAGAGGCGAACTTATACGGCTAAGCCTACATTGAACTGTGAAGTCTATTACCATGAATTATCTAGGAACTATTCTGTTCCTTTCCCTTCAGCTTATCTAGTCTTCCTTGAGTACTATATGTTAGATCCATGTAGTGTAATCAAGAAAGGCCCTTCCCAAATTGAATTATGCATGATACACTATGTTATGCAATATGGAGAGACAAGCTTTTGGCACTCAAATTAAGTTGGACTTGTGTTGCATAAGCCACATTTGTAAAGTCACCCTTAACAATCTCAATGTTTTGTGTAAGAAGTCAAGTCCTGCTCCAAACTAACTCCAAGGTCAGGTACTATAAGAAAGGATAGATGTCTCCCTAGAGTGCATCGCTAAAAAGCTCAGGTCATCAAGGTGGGAGCATATGGTCAGTGCATCTAGTCAGCATATTCCTTCAAACACAGTCAGCTTCTATTATGATTCCTCACTGTAGCCTAGCATCGTCTTTTTATCATTGGCAGTTTATCATTAACATTTATTATGTGACAGTTTTCTTACGCCCTCATCTCATTTTCAGGGTGAGTGGTTCCATTTTGTAGCCACTTTAGCAAATGTGAAGTGGTAAATGTCAGTAGATGGACGGTAAAATGAGCTGGGCTGAATAATTAGTGTTTACTGGTAAACCAACCTCACTGTTTTAAAGATCTAACATTTCACTTTGTATTAATAGTTGTTCCTTCTGCAGATTGAATGATGTGTcttactgtactgtactgtactgtacatacAGCCTATTTATCACTCTGTGACCTCTGCTCCAGAAGTGACACACTTAGTGATGAATGGTAATCCTTCAAAATGTCCTTGTGAAGAGGTCCAAACTTTTGTATTTCTTGACATATCAATTTTAATTTTGGCCATTCAAGGCCCACATGAGCTTagcacagtttaaaaaaaaaaaatctaaaataatgtcattgtgacaatggatgacattttggaccgACATGGATGCAAACTGCAACATGATTGGTTGGCAGAAGCATACAACCTTGAGGCGTTTAATTCCATTGTTGTTCATGTCATATCCTGCTTTTCTGTTGAACAATTTGGCCACACTTACAGCTAAAAGTGATGACATTATGGCTGATTGAATCTTAAGGCTGATATCGGATCACAACACATTGACGAGTATTCATGTGTGTAAAAGTAACTACTTTTCTAAATTATTCAACTCAGATTGAGTGGAAGCAGCATTTCAATCACAGGATATATCCCTCATCCCTGTAATTTACTTTGTTGGAAGTCAGTGGCAAATCTTTCTTTCATTCAATACTAAACTGAAGCATTATCTTTGTTCCTCTACAGATGATTCTCTGTTGGCCTCCACAAACTACCCCATGGGATTTCCTGGACATGGTCAAAGTTCAACGGGGTTCAAACCGTCAGCCTTACCAGCCTCATATTATACTGCCTTTGAGAGCCCAGACTCACCTGGTGCCCTGCCATCAGTTTCTGAACCAAACCGTGTAGTTAGGACTGCCGacaacacacattttcagtGGGGACGTGTTGCTTTTGAAAACTCCAAATCCTTCACAGCAAGTGAAGTCCCTGCAGAAGAACCATATCCTCTGGACACTCCATCATTAAGCCCCTCTGAACCTATATTGGGTTCTAGTCCGCAATTTGAGGCAGCTAAATTCTTCACAGACTGGAAGCTGGCCAGGACAAGGCCGTCCATgcaatctttctctctctctccaactccTGCAAGATCCCAGCTGCAGCCTCAGTCGAATATATCCATGGCATCATTAAGCCCCTCTGCTTTTACAAGGTCAACCTCACCTCAGCTAGATCCTAATTCTGAGCAGAAACCAATCAACAAGCAGCAGGGTGGTGCATCAGATCAAACGGAGGCAATTGTGACCTCATTTCCTGCTCAGCCTCTTGAGCCCCCTAAACTGTCTTTCAATGACTTTGCAGCAGATGAATCTTTTAGTAGAATCCTGCATGTTAACCAGCCGAGCCCCAGCAGCGCCCCCTTGAAGGACAACAAAGCAACACGTGACATAAACATCCTACCAAACCCAGATGAGATTCTGGCCCCTGGCTACAATGTGCCTTTCATCGTCCCCCACCCTACATCACCTTCATCTGAACCCACTGAGGTCCCTCCAGAGGACTTCTACCCCACCAACACCATGGAAGTGGACTGGGGTTCTGGAGACTACTTAGAGACAATGTCCTTCCTAAATGCAGACGGAGAGGAATACTCTCTGGTCACAAAGGTGCCCTCTGACTCGTATGATCTGGAGGACTATACAGAAAGCTATGACACATCCTTCCCTTCCAGAGTAGGCATATCCCCTTCGTCTTTGCAACCTCTTCATGCGTCACGTTCTCCCAGCCTCACCACAACCTACATCACCATTGATCCACTTAAATCCATTGAtccttcctctttgtcttctaCAATTCATTTTACACTGGACCCCACTCCCACAGCTGACAGTGATGTACCAGACGCATCGGAAATAGATTGGCCCGATACTTTCACAATTCAACCGACAGATGTTCTCTTACCTGACATGAACAGCTTGGAGTATTATGTCACCCAGTTGACCAAGGAGAATAACGGTTCAGACACTGGAGCTGAACACAGAGGGAACGTTACCTTGGTATCCATCAGTGCGACAGGCATCACACCCACAGGCAGCGTCACGAATGATACCAAATTAACTGAGGATGAGTCCTCCAGTGACCTATCAGGGTTTGAGCCTCAAGATGAATCAACCCCAGTAGTAACAACAGAGGAGAGTCCTCAGCTGGTCCTCAGCTCCTTTCTGGATCCGTCCATAGTCCCATCCCACTTCTTTGAGCTATCTTCTTCTGTCCGGGGAGGTCAAGTGTCCACCACAGATTGGTCTACATATTCTCCAGCTGTTGGGCCGGAAAGCACCTCTGTGTTAACAGAAGCTATGCTACCCAGTGCCACGCCTTTGCTTCCAGATGATGTAATattgtcctcctctctgacaGATGTCCATTGGTTTGTTACAGAGTCATTCCCATCAAGTACCATACACACCACTCCTGTCTTAACAGCAACCATAGCCTTCTCCCCTGTTCCCACCGAACCTGCTGCCAACACCACAGCTGGTTTGACAGAATTAACTTCCCAAGACCCTACTTTCACAACTGAACCAACTCTCAATTCAACTTTAGTGTCAACTGAACCCATATCTAACATCACTTTGGGCCCTCCGGTCGTGTTGGGTGATCAGGGGGTGACTGGAGATCAAGTTGACATCCCAGCCACAATGACCTTGATCCCAACTAGCAGGGAAGCTAATACAGACTCTGCTGTACCCAAAACCACAGCTGCCACCACTACTTCTCATCAAGCCACAACTAGATCTACTGCCACCACTGAAGCCTCAAGTAGTGTCAACATCATCTCCACCGCCAGTGGAAGGACCACAGCGACAGCACCAATGTCAAGACCGTACTTCTGCAACCTTGACAGGCCTGCTTATTTAGTCAAAATTGGTATGGTTgacatttatttctgctttgtatttatatattttttttaattacaaaaatgtacGATGTCTCCAAATTATGACGTAAAACtataattttttattaaaatatatgtttatgaGAACTATAATGGAATAAGCCATGATAACATGCTTGTGCTTTCTTCTTAAGGTTTTCCTTCCGGGGCCACTGTTGGATATGCCAAATCTCAAGTGAGAGACATACTGAAAGGGGAATTCAACAAGTCTATGGAGCTGCAGGTACATCTAAGATATTCTATTAATTTTAAGGTAATCCTAGGCAAGATGTTTGCCTTCTTTTTGTGATTTTAAGAAGAACCTTTAAGTGCAACATAGGCACAATTTAATGTAAAAGAGATcctattaaaatataaataatatcaatatgattaatatgatacatataatatgtgtgtatgttgttttcttgtttgtaggttgtgtgaatatgtactgtattttgtatgagtgcgtgtgtgtgtgtgtgtgtgtgtgtgtgtgagtgtgtgtgtattacagtgGTGCAGATGAGTCACAAAGGCCAGACCACTTCCTGAGTATTTTATCAGCGGTTCTGTGATAAACAAACCACAGGAGTCGTCACATCAAGATCCACATTTTTGACCTTCCAAAAACACTAGCTGCTTATTAAGAACAAGTAATTTAACTGAGAGTGAATGACTCCAATGAGGGATTTGACTGCCATACATTCTTGCTCTGTCTCTGAAGGTTGTGGACCCCCCACCAAAGTTTGTGTTTCGTGTGGTGTCTGGTCCAGTTGTGTACACAGCCATATCTGTCATCAATGCTCTGCGAAGGTCAGGACGCCGattcctgtctctgtctcccaaCTGGACAACACCAGACAGAAGATATCAAGTCCACACAGGTCAATTACCTTTCAACAAGCTgtcaaaatgtgttattgtctGTGATAACTTTCAGTTTTTAAACCCGATCTAAAATGTCTTCGCTCCATGCAGTGCTGCAGTTTGTTCCCAGCGACGTAGATGTGCGGTTCTGCAACTTCAGTGAGAGCATTGAGAAAGGTTTGACCATGGCCTTTGCAGAAGTGCGTCGGCGTTTAAAGGAGTCAACCAACTTCACAGTGCATGTGAGTGGGACCAGAAAGCAGGGAAGCTCGATTAGCCTCGCTCCTGCTAAATATATCAATCCTATCAATTTTCCATAATTCATCATGGGTCTGGCTGCAACTATCAGCATGACAAGCATTGTACGTAGCCCAGACGTCACTCTCCCCGTCCATTTTCTTGTAAGATCTCATCCTGATAGGATAGCTATATCCACAATCGTAGTCTTTCAGGTCACTACACTGATATTATGACCATAGGCACCTTAAAACTCAGCTCTTTCTTTACTCTGACTGTCCACACATTCTTCATCCTTCCCACCTCATTGTAGATCTTACCATCACTCATAAACAAGACGCCAGAATACTTCACTTGGATCCTCGTACTTGAGTATTAAAGAAGCTTACTGTTTGTTAATAAAGAGCTTATTTGGTTCTGTGGTTAGTTGGTTTCGGTAGAGTTTTGTGTAATCCTATTACACTGGTGCCTGTATTATCGTTAAGTATTAAATCAAGCATTTTTTTTGCAGCATGGAAATGTTTTATGGACAACTAGCATAGTGTCCATTGTGTGTCCACAATGCCCAGTTTTGTGTTCTACTTTCCGATCACTGAAACCAGTGGTTTTCAGATTGAGAACTTCATTTGAACTCAAAGGCAAACAAGCTTTTCCAGAAACAACATCAATATCAGATTGTAAATTGTTTCGTACATTCTGTTGCGTAATCGTCAGGCCACTAAACAGTACATGTCTGTCTAATTGTTTTTTAGATTGTAAACATCACCATGGCTGCTCCTAAATATCAGGAAAAACGGCTGGTGAGGCAACCAGTGGACTTGACCTTCACAGTGCACGGTCCAAGGGGTTATCtggtggggtcagaggtcagcaaTGCTCTGATGAAGCTCACAATGGTGGAATTCAGCTATTACATGGGCTTTCCTGTACTGCAGATTGCTGAGCGTGAGTAACACAGAGTTGTCTCTCTTTCCATTTTCTCGTATGTCACCTTTACTGTAATAGCTCTCTGATTGTTTTGTGATTCTGATCAACAACATTTAAGTGGGGTAAAACCTTACTTTGCCTAAACctcattttttacttttcctACCAGCTTTCCATTATCCAGAATTGAACACCAGCCAGTTGCTTCGCTCCTCCTGGGTTAGAACAGGTACCTGGATTCAGTTCATGTCGTGGTGAAAAGCGGGTACAGCTTCTTAAAGTGGAGACAGTTTGTGCTGATTCTATGAATGATTGTTCCTGTTGTCTGCGTACACAGTGCTCCTGGGTGTGCTGGACCAGAAAGTGGGTGAGAGGACCTTCCAAGCCAACATGGAGCGCCGGGTGGCCATGTTGCTCGGGGAGGCAACAGGATTAATCCGACGTGTTAAGAGAGCTACCCTTATAGGCAACAGCAGTGTTCAGGTAGTGAATCTATACATTTATTCAATCATGTGAGTGGTTACTTACAGCTGCATAGCCTTTGGAGAAGATAATAAATACAATGCAAAACATATATAGCCTCCCTAACAATTATGATGATTATAGTGTTCTTCCTCTGGAAAGTATACAAAAGAACTACAAGTTTAATTTCTTGTTTATTTCCCAATAAAACTTTCCAAACTCTTTAACAGGAAGTTTAAAGGTTTACTTACTAAATCTTGAAAAAGCTTCCTTCCTTGAGCTTTTTATATCATTATTCCCAGAGGAAAGCTCTCTCCAACTACCTTGTCTTGAGCACTGAGAGCTCATTATGTGAGCGCTGCAGTGTTTGTAACCACTGAAAGCCCTACTGCTTTACTAATCAGGCACTTGCTTTTGTGGGTTTGCCCCGCACCTGCTCATCTCTGAGGGGACAGGATGGTGCtctgtctccatggcaacagcatCCCATTCAGCCCAGGGGCAAGCCACTCAAAGACCACAACCTCATGATTCCTtgttctctttcctcttcctcatttctCCAGTCCTGTTATTTGATGTCTCCTGTGAGCCACAGAACTGCTAAGAGCGGATCAATTATtaattgtttctctttctctgtctgcatcCTGCAGTTGGGATGATTAAGAGTGCACATCTGTTGTTGAGAGGTTCGACATTACGgaggtagagatacagagacatgGGTGGGTAAAAGATTTAGAAATCAGAGGACTTGTTATGGGAGACGAGAGATGCATATTTGAGCTGACCTCGTAAAGTCTGAGCACATATGGTGATCTTTAAGCAGAGGAGCAGTCAGAGTGATAATTATCATTTTTGGCTGAGTAGCAGCCTCACTCTTTCTGACCTTTCTGCTTCCTGCATTGTTGTCTCCATAAAACCCACAGAGCAATTTAGGAAAACAGTTGACCATATCGGTGGCTAAATCTTCGTACTTGTCTCTTTAATTTTAGACTTTGGCATCCCTTCTATCTTTCAAACATGAATATGTTATACATCAAAGCCTTGCgtgttggttttctttgttgCCTTTTTTCGCATTTCAAAGACACTCCTCTTTGAGTGTCTGTTGAATATAATGAGAGTTAAGTGACTGAGCATCTAAACTTCAGAAGAATCCTTCACCTCGCTCTctcgcactcacacacacacacaaccacaca
Above is a genomic segment from Cyclopterus lumpus isolate fCycLum1 chromosome 6, fCycLum1.pri, whole genome shotgun sequence containing:
- the si:ch211-1e14.1 gene encoding UPF0606 protein KIAA1549, with amino-acid sequence MAGLVSSVGLVVMLEALMHAHGRRAVFLGMTVLVTVIAADSPVADDSLLASTNYPMGFPGHGQSSTGFKPSALPASYYTAFESPDSPGALPSVSEPNRVVRTADNTHFQWGRVAFENSKSFTASEVPAEEPYPLDTPSLSPSEPILGSSPQFEAAKFFTDWKLARTRPSMQSFSLSPTPARSQLQPQSNISMASLSPSAFTRSTSPQLDPNSEQKPINKQQGGASDQTEAIVTSFPAQPLEPPKLSFNDFAADESFSRILHVNQPSPSSAPLKDNKATRDINILPNPDEILAPGYNVPFIVPHPTSPSSEPTEVPPEDFYPTNTMEVDWGSGDYLETMSFLNADGEEYSLVTKVPSDSYDLEDYTESYDTSFPSRVGISPSSLQPLHASRSPSLTTTYITIDPLKSIDPSSLSSTIHFTLDPTPTADSDVPDASEIDWPDTFTIQPTDVLLPDMNSLEYYVTQLTKENNGSDTGAEHRGNVTLVSISATGITPTGSVTNDTKLTEDESSSDLSGFEPQDESTPVVTTEESPQLVLSSFLDPSIVPSHFFELSSSVRGGQVSTTDWSTYSPAVGPESTSVLTEAMLPSATPLLPDDVILSSSLTDVHWFVTESFPSSTIHTTPVLTATIAFSPVPTEPAANTTAGLTELTSQDPTFTTEPTLNSTLVSTEPISNITLGPPVVLGDQGVTGDQVDIPATMTLIPTSREANTDSAVPKTTAATTTSHQATTRSTATTEASSSVNIISTASGRTTATAPMSRPYFCNLDRPAYLVKIGFPSGATVGYAKSQVRDILKGEFNKSMELQVVDPPPKFVFRVVSGPVVYTAISVINALRRSGRRFLSLSPNWTTPDRRYQVHTVLQFVPSDVDVRFCNFSESIEKGLTMAFAEVRRRLKESTNFTVHIVNITMAAPKYQEKRLVRQPVDLTFTVHGPRGYLVGSEVSNALMKLTMVEFSYYMGFPVLQIAEPFHYPELNTSQLLRSSWVRTVLLGVLDQKVGERTFQANMERRVAMLLGEATGLIRRVKRATLIGNSSVQVVSASRLVGADHPLDMVYFVESPSGQRMPAAQTANLLNSLDVQRAAIVLGYRVQGILAQPVEKMASSPSDAENTNTWIVIGVVIPVIVVIVIISILYWKLCRTDKLEFQPDAMTSIQQRQKTPVALPKSKRTMSSEEEEEEEEEDEEEEEAEEVEEEEEDKDKDEEKEKLKKKGVKQEEQKRQESKSMITKTGEPKKEDKMKVLPKGRRTKDELQAPSVKGFDFAKLHLGQNSKDDVMVIQEPVLSGPGPGPLHLSLKDGLSPSENGEIPTPMSKTSTKASRSGRRRERISPSDGDSVVSDPSSERESTEENLRAHATPNDSKQTRKVPINVLNGPPPLNGTNEQLSSASIFEHVDRMSRATDASRRLPNKIQLIAMQPMPVPPLHSPPINGKLSDSNQINKEIQVALRHKSEIEHHRNKIRLRAKRKGHYDFPAMDDMTSGLGDAKDQDCIYQKAQIQIDKILDPDAQMPPIFMESKKSYRGRRSPKHRMKEQLNGGLMEADKDHLITEDCDAVYRKCPGVHNVAYVSDPDQSPGSPHGSPSPTDDVFLGPASSPPGHAPPPPPYMPPQPTIEEARQQMHSLLDDAFALVSPTSQGNTAGITLPGVNTNPPVSSPQGRGPRPWGPSYQALGPFPGRFTELSLSPPPVQGLTPRQGLGSSYLPPGDTAGQCEQLQPDSLYSSRGLYADELPSSARPRPVGGTTGAQLHHLTQVGLSSRMNGYPAGVRAAPGQNGGIGWNHYHGDNFSRAEPEKDAFLDCLDYTSSSVFQKPRGGIREPSAPPGHLDTPGVGYLSAPPPLDTSPPTHSSASLIKAIREELLRLSQKQAAVPSYHS